From a single Candidatus Eisenbacteria bacterium genomic region:
- a CDS encoding DEAD/DEAH box helicase, which yields MSFEALGLAAELLQAVRDCGFATPTPIQSQAIPPLLAGRDIMGCAQTGTGKTAAFALPILHQLRGTAPGTLRALVLVPTRELAMQVGRNVREFGEPLGIRSTAVYGGVPMDPQIMMLRHGVDILVATPGRLKDHIWRGLIDFGQTRFLVLDEADRMLDMGFIHDVREIIDLIPTDRQTMLFSATLDPEIVRLAKDILRNPVRVEVAPSATMADGIEHLMVRVDCGRKKSTLAELIRSRDMGRTLVFTRTRRGAHALTVYLKRLGHRVSSIHSDKTQSQRVAALEAFRGGKIDILVATDIAARGLDVQGINHVVNYDIPRNPEDYVHRIGRTARAGQSGVAISLVTPEDAADIYAIQDLIAGVPGRSPGSSRRSQGTAPRRQARRTTAPAARRASAQAR from the coding sequence ATGAGTTTCGAGGCCTTGGGCCTGGCCGCCGAGCTGTTGCAGGCAGTCCGCGATTGCGGCTTCGCCACGCCCACACCTATTCAATCGCAGGCGATCCCGCCTCTCCTCGCGGGTCGCGACATCATGGGATGCGCTCAGACGGGCACGGGCAAGACCGCAGCCTTCGCGCTCCCGATCCTCCACCAGCTCCGCGGCACGGCGCCTGGAACGCTTCGCGCCCTCGTGCTCGTGCCGACTCGGGAACTGGCGATGCAAGTGGGTCGCAATGTTCGTGAGTTCGGCGAACCGCTGGGGATCCGATCGACGGCGGTCTATGGCGGGGTACCGATGGACCCGCAGATCATGATGCTCCGGCACGGCGTGGACATCCTCGTCGCGACTCCTGGGCGTCTCAAGGATCACATCTGGCGGGGTCTGATCGACTTCGGCCAGACTCGGTTTCTCGTTCTGGACGAAGCCGATCGCATGCTCGACATGGGATTCATCCACGATGTCCGGGAGATCATCGATCTGATCCCGACGGACAGGCAGACGATGCTCTTTTCGGCGACCCTGGACCCAGAGATAGTCCGCCTGGCGAAGGACATCCTGCGCAATCCCGTCCGCGTCGAGGTGGCGCCCTCGGCGACGATGGCCGATGGTATCGAACACCTCATGGTCCGGGTCGATTGCGGGAGGAAGAAGAGCACATTGGCGGAGCTGATCCGCAGTCGCGACATGGGACGCACGCTCGTCTTCACGCGGACCCGGCGCGGCGCCCACGCATTGACCGTCTATCTCAAGCGGCTCGGACACCGGGTCTCATCCATCCACAGCGACAAGACCCAGAGCCAGCGCGTGGCGGCCCTCGAGGCGTTCCGCGGAGGGAAGATCGACATCCTGGTGGCGACCGACATCGCCGCACGCGGGCTCGACGTTCAGGGGATCAATCACGTCGTCAACTACGACATTCCCCGGAATCCCGAAGACTATGTCCATCGGATCGGACGCACGGCCCGGGCGGGGCAGAGCGGGGTCGCGATCTCGCTGGTCACCCCGGAAGACGCCGCCGACATCTACGCGATCCAGGATCTCATCGCTGGCGTGCCCGGTCGGTCGCCGGGGTCGTCCCGGCGGTCGCAGGGGACGGCGCCGCGACGGCAGGCCCGGCGGACGACAGCTCCGGCCGCGCGCAGGGCGAGCGCCCAGGCGCGGTGA
- a CDS encoding energy transducer TonB, translated as MPAETLPPGRAEERRRSYRKTIRRACFLSVAAHIVAAFCLNPSMVLSLFDPDVPIGFPGRPRRGDLAPIDGPRNARVSLVRAPRYHGPADLVNVSVVGTEPNPDVVGGRTAKASVGQYDPRGTPTSGHPGQPLPGDPGSPVVIELGEDWLYSPGGSRVARSDKIQILKLVRPEYPIEAVRGGIEGLVKLEVHVDTLGKVVSVRTLKEPTADPLLEAASTRVMGHWEFKPYRVGSHAINFIVIVPFRYRLVE; from the coding sequence ATGCCCGCCGAGACGCTCCCGCCGGGCCGGGCAGAAGAGCGGAGACGCTCATATCGAAAGACCATCCGGCGGGCATGCTTCCTCTCGGTCGCAGCGCACATCGTCGCAGCCTTCTGCTTGAATCCTTCGATGGTTCTGTCCCTATTCGATCCCGATGTCCCGATCGGCTTCCCGGGCCGACCGAGGCGCGGAGATCTCGCCCCCATCGACGGCCCCCGGAACGCGCGGGTCTCTCTGGTGCGCGCCCCCCGTTACCACGGGCCGGCCGATCTGGTCAATGTCTCCGTGGTCGGAACGGAGCCCAATCCCGATGTCGTGGGCGGCCGGACCGCCAAGGCGTCCGTCGGCCAGTACGACCCCAGGGGGACGCCGACCTCGGGCCATCCCGGCCAGCCGTTGCCCGGCGACCCCGGCAGCCCTGTCGTGATCGAGCTGGGCGAGGACTGGCTCTACTCCCCCGGCGGATCCCGCGTCGCGCGGTCCGACAAGATCCAGATCCTCAAGCTGGTGCGGCCGGAGTACCCGATCGAGGCGGTGCGCGGAGGGATCGAGGGATTGGTCAAGCTCGAAGTGCATGTGGACACCCTCGGGAAGGTCGTGTCCGTGCGGACGCTGAAGGAACCCACTGCCGATCCGCTCCTGGAAGCCGCGTCGACGCGAGTGATGGGCCACTGGGAGTTCAAGCCCTACCGCGTCGGCTCCCATGCCATCAACTTCATCGTCATCGTCCCCTTTCGCTATCGCCTGGTGGAATGA
- a CDS encoding DUF3179 domain-containing protein has product MAGCGSSPAMRLPTRAAIPSATSPRPHARRPRGVRMTGARGSGARGRRLLDFRSGGWVIALAILLTGGAIAWRLAGVVRSGGARAVGDGRHVETYGFDLTPCLVPIMSIVPGGMPKDGVRALRHPPLMTPQQVDSITRRTHRKYLVPRDRVVGVALEGASRAYPIRVLNWHEVVNDTLGGRPIAVTYSPLCDAVVVFDREVNGEVLEFGVSGLLWNSNLLMYEKRGDGTSESLWSQLQGRAIAGPCAASGRRLSILHAHLVHWESWVDDHPATTVLAPDPKMLKEYRRNPYVSYYGSDRLRFPVDPLPQDVLLPIKAPVAIVRAGGGDERIVPYPWVALNADRQGLWRTTIDGAPVIFRHSDAPSTVDVLPSDAEMALSVAHSFWFACYAAREGKIEGALIGKPADR; this is encoded by the coding sequence GTGGCGGGCTGCGGGTCGTCTCCTGCGATGCGCCTGCCGACCAGGGCGGCAATCCCGAGCGCGACCTCTCCTCGGCCTCATGCTCGTCGACCGCGGGGGGTGAGAATGACGGGAGCAAGGGGAAGCGGCGCGCGCGGGCGGAGACTCCTGGACTTCAGGTCGGGAGGTTGGGTGATTGCCCTCGCGATCCTCCTCACCGGCGGGGCGATCGCCTGGCGCCTCGCGGGGGTCGTTCGATCCGGGGGAGCGAGAGCGGTCGGAGACGGCCGGCATGTCGAGACCTACGGATTCGATCTCACCCCATGCCTCGTGCCGATCATGTCGATCGTCCCCGGAGGGATGCCGAAGGATGGCGTCCGCGCCCTCCGCCATCCCCCCCTCATGACCCCGCAGCAGGTCGATTCGATAACGAGGAGGACGCACCGCAAGTACCTCGTACCGAGGGATCGCGTGGTCGGAGTCGCTCTGGAAGGGGCGTCGCGCGCCTATCCGATCAGGGTGCTCAACTGGCATGAGGTCGTCAACGACACCCTGGGAGGGAGACCGATCGCCGTGACTTACTCGCCCCTCTGCGATGCCGTTGTCGTCTTCGATCGCGAGGTCAATGGCGAAGTCTTGGAGTTCGGCGTCAGCGGGCTGCTGTGGAACTCGAATCTCCTGATGTACGAGAAGCGAGGGGACGGCACGAGCGAGAGTCTGTGGAGCCAGCTCCAGGGGCGGGCCATCGCCGGGCCGTGCGCGGCCTCCGGCCGCCGCCTATCCATCCTTCATGCCCATCTCGTTCACTGGGAGAGCTGGGTGGATGATCATCCAGCCACGACCGTCCTCGCCCCCGATCCCAAGATGCTCAAGGAGTACCGTCGCAACCCCTACGTGAGCTACTACGGATCCGATCGCCTTCGCTTTCCCGTCGATCCGCTTCCACAGGACGTGTTGCTGCCCATCAAGGCGCCCGTCGCGATCGTGCGCGCCGGCGGGGGGGACGAGCGGATCGTTCCCTATCCCTGGGTCGCGCTCAATGCGGATCGTCAGGGCCTCTGGCGCACGACGATCGACGGCGCGCCGGTGATCTTCCGTCACTCCGACGCTCCGTCCACGGTTGACGTCCTCCCAAGCGACGCCGAGATGGCGCTCTCGGTAGCCCACTCCTTCTGGTTCGCGTGCTATGCCGCGCGTGAGGGAAAGATCGAGGGCGCCCTGATCGGGAAGCCGGCCGATCGCTAG
- a CDS encoding YhgN family NAAT transporter, whose protein sequence is MMDVFSAAVTLFLTMDPLGNVPIFIAVLKKLDPKKRRRVLVRELFFSLAILVGFLLIGEYILRFLNLRQETISIAGGIVLFLIALRMIFPPHEGILGDIPDGEPFIVPLAIPLVAGPSALATILLLARSEPGRLAEWLLAVLVAWIVSAAILLFSGVFYRVFRQRGLIAMERLMGMILVMVSVQMFLDGVAGYMRR, encoded by the coding sequence ATGATGGATGTCTTCTCAGCCGCCGTCACCCTGTTCCTGACGATGGACCCGTTGGGGAACGTGCCGATCTTCATCGCCGTCCTCAAGAAGCTCGACCCGAAGAAACGGCGGCGCGTTCTCGTGCGGGAGCTCTTCTTCTCCCTCGCCATCCTGGTCGGGTTCCTCTTGATCGGCGAGTACATCCTGCGCTTCCTCAACCTCCGGCAGGAGACGATCAGCATCGCCGGCGGCATCGTCCTCTTCCTGATCGCCCTCCGGATGATCTTCCCGCCCCACGAGGGGATTCTCGGCGACATCCCAGACGGCGAGCCGTTCATCGTCCCTCTCGCGATCCCCCTCGTGGCGGGCCCCTCCGCTCTGGCCACGATCCTTCTCCTCGCCCGATCGGAACCGGGAAGGCTGGCTGAGTGGCTCCTCGCCGTCCTCGTCGCGTGGATCGTCTCCGCGGCCATCCTCTTGTTCTCGGGCGTTTTCTACAGGGTGTTCCGCCAGCGGGGTTTGATCGCCATGGAGCGGTTGATGGGAATGATCCTCGTCATGGTCTCGGTGCAGATGTTCCTGGACGGCGTGGCGGGCTACATGAGGCGGTAG
- a CDS encoding nitrous oxide-stimulated promoter family protein, whose product MGRTAQEPLPSMEGRLARERRTLEAMIAIYCRDRHGVAETLCAECADLLDYASCRLENCPYGTEKPPCSDCPIHCYRPAYRERVREVMRHSGPRMLIKHPLLAILHMIDGRRFKGDR is encoded by the coding sequence ATGGGACGGACGGCGCAGGAGCCGCTCCCTTCGATGGAGGGACGGCTCGCCAGGGAGAGGCGGACGCTCGAGGCGATGATCGCGATCTACTGCCGCGATCGACACGGCGTCGCAGAAACGCTGTGCGCCGAATGCGCCGATCTGCTCGACTATGCGTCGTGCCGGCTCGAGAACTGCCCCTACGGGACGGAGAAGCCCCCCTGCTCCGACTGCCCCATCCACTGCTATCGGCCAGCGTACCGCGAGCGTGTGCGGGAGGTGATGCGCCACTCCGGCCCGCGCATGCTCATCAAGCATCCGCTCCTCGCCATCCTCCACATGATCGATGGGCGCCGTTTCAAGGGAGATCGATGA
- a CDS encoding heme-copper oxidase subunit III, with product MSEERTVPGAGRLGMWLLIASLSILFVASLIGYLAVRARAEQWPPPGLPPLPSGLWISTVIILLCSLAIETALRAVRRQSQGPFLRALLATFLLGIVFLASQALNWSGLIAAHAASHANLYTFTFFMLTGLHAAHVIGGLIPLGIVLRRACSGRYTAERHAGVGYCQMYWHFLGAVWLVMFCALLLFS from the coding sequence ATGTCGGAGGAGCGGACGGTGCCCGGCGCCGGAAGGCTCGGGATGTGGCTCCTGATCGCGTCCCTTTCCATTCTCTTCGTGGCCAGCCTGATAGGGTATCTCGCCGTCCGCGCCCGCGCAGAGCAGTGGCCGCCGCCCGGCCTTCCTCCCCTCCCGAGCGGACTGTGGATCAGCACCGTCATCATCCTGTTGTGCAGCCTGGCAATCGAGACCGCCCTTCGCGCTGTCAGGCGGCAGTCCCAGGGCCCGTTCCTGCGAGCCCTTCTCGCGACGTTCCTCCTTGGGATCGTCTTCCTCGCTTCGCAGGCGCTCAACTGGTCCGGGCTGATCGCCGCCCACGCGGCATCCCACGCCAATCTCTACACGTTCACCTTCTTCATGTTGACGGGCCTGCACGCCGCCCACGTGATTGGAGGGCTGATTCCTCTCGGGATTGTCCTGCGGCGCGCCTGCTCGGGGCGATACACGGCCGAACGGCACGCCGGGGTCGGGTACTGCCAGATGTACTGGCACTTCCTCGGCGCGGTCTGGCTCGTGATGTTCTGCGCGCTCCTTCTCTTCTCCTAG
- a CDS encoding twin-arginine translocation signal domain-containing protein — translation MPSVGAAMRTTHWRSLDELARSSDFRSKFAREFPGKDWESLPPATRRQFLKLMGASAALAGLSGCRWPTERIVPASRPAGYIPGKPLQFATSMEVGGHGRGLLITSYDGRPIKVEGNPDHPIARGASDSISQASILELYDPDRSQAVARRDGSRRTVSDWEPFTAFARERFRSLRDSRGAGLRILSEATSSPSLLAMRSAFLEAHPEARWFEFEPVSRDNERAGAGLAFGRPFRSHLDLSAVSVVLCLDADILMTHPAAPRHARDHAAWRQAEGGRMNRLHAVEAALSLTGSVADHRYPVRQSMIPAVAGMLLHDLLRANPAGGSLANRPEISRFGDRPREFDLVAAIAADLTAHRGRSLVVAGPRRPAEVHALVHLINHHLDNVGHTIHHTDPRRRSARPGSAIPPRSPRSIKPSTANRGTSTSSSVSIS, via the coding sequence ATGCCATCGGTAGGGGCGGCGATGCGGACGACTCACTGGCGGAGCCTTGACGAGCTTGCCCGCTCCTCCGACTTCCGCTCGAAGTTCGCGCGCGAGTTCCCCGGCAAGGACTGGGAATCGCTGCCGCCCGCGACGCGACGGCAGTTCCTGAAGCTCATGGGAGCGTCGGCGGCTCTCGCCGGACTGTCCGGGTGCCGGTGGCCCACGGAGCGGATCGTCCCGGCATCGAGGCCCGCGGGCTACATTCCCGGCAAACCGCTGCAGTTCGCGACGTCGATGGAGGTCGGCGGCCATGGGCGCGGGTTGCTGATCACGAGCTACGACGGCCGCCCGATCAAGGTCGAGGGAAACCCGGATCATCCGATCGCCCGGGGCGCATCCGATTCGATCTCCCAGGCGAGCATCCTCGAGCTCTACGACCCGGATCGGAGCCAGGCGGTCGCGAGACGCGACGGATCTCGCAGAACGGTGAGCGATTGGGAGCCCTTCACCGCCTTCGCGCGAGAGCGGTTCAGGTCGCTCCGCGACTCGCGCGGCGCGGGGTTGCGGATTCTCAGCGAGGCGACATCCTCGCCGAGCCTCCTCGCCATGCGATCGGCATTCCTGGAAGCCCACCCTGAGGCCCGCTGGTTCGAGTTCGAGCCGGTCTCACGCGACAATGAGAGAGCTGGTGCGGGGCTCGCCTTCGGCAGACCCTTCCGTTCCCATCTCGATCTCTCCGCGGTGTCCGTCGTCCTCTGCCTCGACGCCGACATCCTGATGACCCATCCCGCGGCGCCCAGGCACGCGCGCGACCATGCGGCCTGGCGGCAGGCCGAGGGGGGCCGGATGAACCGGCTGCACGCGGTCGAAGCCGCGCTCTCGCTGACCGGAAGCGTCGCGGATCACCGCTACCCGGTCCGGCAGAGCATGATCCCGGCGGTCGCGGGCATGCTTCTTCACGACCTACTCCGCGCGAATCCTGCGGGTGGTTCGCTCGCGAACCGACCGGAGATCTCTCGATTCGGGGACCGGCCGCGCGAGTTCGATTTAGTCGCCGCGATCGCTGCCGATCTGACTGCTCACCGCGGACGCTCCCTCGTGGTCGCGGGACCACGGCGGCCGGCCGAGGTCCACGCGCTGGTCCATCTGATCAATCATCACCTGGACAATGTCGGCCACACGATCCATCACACCGACCCGAGGCGGCGGTCGGCCCGCCCGGGCTCGGCGATCCCGCCGCGGTCGCCAAGGAGCATCAAACCGTCCACGGCGAACCGAGGTACGTCCACCTCTTCTTCAGTATCAATTTCTTGA
- a CDS encoding multidrug effflux MFS transporter, which translates to MRVDRSDIIAFLVGFVSLPAQAILLRELLGRDAGNELALTIYLALWLAGSALGARFWEAAVRDRGGAVRTLLPLGLLIATLAVAAARAMPIPGAAKGEIIGPEAILLLGLLTLFPASFFTVGLFPLAARQVRSAGRAYMAEAAGALAAGLATTILFIARVPPIAILGISWACLIASLSRRLAAPAAALLLIAAIASGWIGDLDHALFRAAWEARHPGMRLTAHAHTPSRVLAMAEREGERLLYQNDAPFEAIDDPYEADAVAALLLAVGEGAHDLLLVGFGGSSVAPSLARAGVRSVTCLLPDREDTLLAGRHPSVVYRIGDARAELRTMSDRYDLIAISGPMAASLGSNRTLTLESFRAMGRRLRARGGVVVIAPGGAAASGPEASGWRASVARALHEAVGHLEMIEADRIVLAASPASGAVSLVADSLRARLARSGHRLATYPPERFALEYPAERRTAWPAVGSPSPRGILTLDAAPSNRDARPSALAHALRWWGRRSGIHGAWPRTLPYAALALVALAVLMPWARGREAGGMSALVATGATAMGLDLLVLMTYQTRVGLLQSGLGALLGAFLGGMAVGAWIAGRLARGRRSLSGACVAQGVLGMAAAFLLPRFPAGDAFLSTILFVVAALLLGASCGFPFPIVAGRASAAKSWAADSIGGMLGAILVLALITRGLTCTGIALAALPLLALLRIRTRARDRVWWTDPDGSLRPARFAFAARGFGNRSGSPDAPHGGRTPTAPSAPLGSRSRRGASGTGRGPRTRRMGDGPRRLPPPR; encoded by the coding sequence GTGCGAGTCGATCGATCGGACATCATTGCGTTTCTCGTCGGCTTCGTCTCGCTCCCGGCGCAGGCGATCCTCTTGAGGGAACTCCTTGGCCGGGACGCGGGGAACGAGCTTGCCCTGACGATCTACCTGGCGCTGTGGCTGGCCGGTTCCGCCCTGGGGGCGCGCTTCTGGGAGGCGGCCGTCCGAGACCGGGGAGGCGCGGTCAGGACTCTCCTCCCGCTCGGTCTCCTGATCGCGACGTTGGCGGTCGCCGCGGCGCGAGCCATGCCCATCCCCGGCGCCGCGAAGGGCGAGATCATCGGTCCGGAGGCCATCCTGCTCCTGGGGCTCCTCACGCTCTTTCCGGCGTCCTTCTTCACGGTAGGATTGTTTCCCCTGGCGGCGCGCCAGGTCCGGAGCGCCGGACGCGCGTACATGGCGGAGGCCGCCGGCGCCTTGGCGGCGGGGCTCGCGACGACCATTCTCTTCATCGCGCGCGTGCCTCCGATCGCGATCCTCGGGATCTCATGGGCCTGCCTGATCGCGTCGCTCTCGCGCAGGCTCGCCGCCCCCGCGGCGGCCCTCCTGCTGATCGCGGCCATCGCATCGGGGTGGATCGGAGATCTCGATCACGCCCTCTTCCGAGCCGCCTGGGAGGCGCGCCACCCGGGGATGCGTCTGACGGCGCACGCGCACACGCCGTCGCGCGTGCTGGCGATGGCGGAGCGCGAGGGGGAGAGGCTCTTGTATCAGAACGACGCCCCCTTCGAGGCGATCGACGATCCCTACGAAGCGGATGCCGTGGCCGCGCTCCTTCTTGCCGTGGGGGAAGGCGCCCACGATCTCCTCCTTGTCGGCTTCGGCGGTTCGAGCGTCGCTCCCTCGCTGGCGCGGGCGGGAGTCCGGAGCGTGACCTGCCTGCTGCCGGACCGCGAGGACACCCTCCTGGCCGGCCGCCATCCGTCTGTCGTCTACAGGATCGGCGACGCGAGGGCCGAGCTGCGGACGATGTCGGATCGCTACGACCTGATCGCGATCTCCGGTCCCATGGCGGCAAGCCTCGGCTCGAACAGGACGCTGACGCTGGAGTCCTTCCGCGCAATGGGCCGGCGACTCCGCGCCCGCGGCGGAGTCGTGGTGATCGCTCCGGGCGGAGCCGCGGCGTCTGGGCCGGAGGCGTCCGGCTGGAGGGCGTCGGTGGCCCGCGCCCTGCACGAGGCGGTCGGGCACCTCGAGATGATCGAGGCCGATCGCATCGTGCTTGCCGCGTCGCCCGCTTCGGGGGCAGTCAGCCTGGTCGCCGATTCTCTGCGCGCGCGTCTCGCGCGAAGCGGACATCGCCTGGCGACCTATCCGCCCGAGAGGTTCGCTCTCGAGTACCCCGCGGAGCGCAGGACGGCATGGCCGGCAGTTGGATCGCCTTCCCCTCGCGGAATCCTGACTCTCGATGCCGCGCCCTCCAATCGGGACGCGCGACCGTCCGCGCTCGCTCACGCCCTGCGGTGGTGGGGACGCAGGAGCGGAATCCACGGAGCCTGGCCGCGCACGCTGCCCTACGCGGCGCTCGCGCTCGTTGCTCTGGCCGTGCTGATGCCTTGGGCGCGCGGACGGGAGGCCGGAGGGATGAGCGCGCTGGTCGCGACCGGCGCGACGGCCATGGGACTCGATCTCCTCGTTCTCATGACCTACCAGACCCGCGTGGGCCTCCTGCAGTCGGGCCTTGGCGCTCTGCTGGGAGCGTTCCTGGGAGGGATGGCCGTGGGGGCCTGGATCGCCGGGCGTCTGGCCCGTGGACGCCGCTCCCTGAGCGGAGCGTGCGTCGCTCAAGGGGTCCTTGGAATGGCAGCGGCCTTCCTCCTGCCGCGGTTTCCCGCAGGAGATGCCTTCCTCTCTACCATCCTGTTTGTTGTGGCGGCGCTTCTGCTCGGAGCGAGCTGCGGATTCCCGTTTCCGATCGTCGCGGGACGCGCTTCAGCGGCGAAGTCGTGGGCGGCCGACTCGATCGGCGGCATGCTCGGGGCGATTCTGGTCCTGGCGTTGATCACGAGGGGACTGACGTGCACGGGGATCGCGCTGGCGGCGCTGCCGCTTCTGGCCCTTCTCAGGATCCGGACCAGGGCGCGTGACCGGGTCTGGTGGACGGACCCCGACGGCTCCCTCCGCCCCGCTAGGTTCGCATTCGCGGCGCGGGGCTTCGGGAACCGGTCGGGGTCCCCGGACGCGCCGCATGGTGGACGGACCCCGACGGCTCCCTCCGCCCCGCTAGGTTCGCGTTCTCGGCGCGGGGCTTCGGGAACCGGTCGGGGTCCCCGGACGCGCCGCATGGGGGACGGACCCCGACGGCTCCCTCCGCCCCGCTAG
- the amrS gene encoding AmmeMemoRadiSam system radical SAM enzyme, with translation MDRSLGRRGFLARCATAAGGLCALDPLPHSDQLPRPALGQGLFDFAPAEDGEREVSDAPADYWDSLSGDRAVCRLCPRECRVADQERGTCGVRMNVGGKYRTLVHSRVCAAHIDPVEKKPFFHVLPGAKAFSIATAGCNIQCRYCQNWEISQFRPEQIPSVEVPPARVIETARGSSCPFVAFTYSEPVVFWEYVRDVADAGNARGVRSLVISNGYIQEKPLRDLLPRLSGVKIDLKGFTESFYRDVCDGELKPVLRTLEILKETGIWFEIVVLVVPTLNDDEGSMRGLCEWVARTLGPEVPLHFTRFHPMYRLQNLPSTPIGTLERIHGYAREAGLHFAYVGNAPGHPAESTYCPGCGKTLIKRVGYTIMETALKGGSCSSCGRAIPGLWT, from the coding sequence ATGGACCGCTCGCTCGGCCGGCGCGGTTTCCTCGCCCGCTGCGCGACGGCCGCGGGGGGACTCTGCGCTCTCGATCCCCTTCCACATTCAGATCAGCTCCCTCGTCCCGCGCTAGGCCAGGGACTGTTCGACTTCGCGCCCGCTGAGGACGGCGAACGGGAGGTCTCGGACGCTCCGGCGGATTACTGGGACTCGCTGAGCGGCGACCGCGCCGTCTGCCGCCTCTGCCCGCGCGAGTGCCGCGTAGCCGATCAGGAGCGCGGCACCTGCGGCGTGCGTATGAACGTCGGAGGCAAATACAGAACTCTCGTCCACTCCCGCGTCTGCGCGGCGCACATCGACCCGGTCGAGAAGAAGCCTTTCTTCCATGTCCTCCCAGGGGCGAAGGCGTTCTCGATCGCGACGGCCGGATGCAACATCCAGTGCCGGTACTGTCAGAACTGGGAGATCTCGCAATTCAGGCCGGAGCAGATCCCCAGCGTCGAGGTCCCGCCGGCGAGGGTGATCGAGACCGCCCGCGGCTCTTCCTGCCCGTTCGTGGCCTTCACCTACAGCGAACCGGTCGTCTTCTGGGAATACGTGCGGGACGTTGCGGACGCCGGGAACGCGCGCGGGGTGCGGAGCCTCGTCATCTCGAACGGATACATCCAGGAGAAGCCTCTCCGGGATCTCCTCCCCCGTCTGTCGGGCGTGAAGATCGACCTCAAGGGGTTCACGGAGTCCTTCTACCGCGACGTCTGCGACGGCGAGCTGAAGCCGGTCCTGCGGACCCTCGAGATCCTGAAGGAAACGGGAATCTGGTTCGAGATCGTCGTGCTGGTCGTGCCCACGCTGAACGATGACGAGGGATCGATGCGCGGACTCTGCGAGTGGGTCGCGCGAACTCTCGGCCCGGAGGTCCCCCTTCACTTCACGCGCTTCCATCCGATGTATCGCCTCCAGAATCTGCCGTCGACGCCCATCGGGACGCTGGAGAGGATCCACGGATACGCAAGAGAGGCGGGGCTTCACTTCGCTTACGTCGGGAACGCCCCGGGGCATCCCGCAGAGAGCACCTATTGCCCCGGCTGCGGGAAGACCCTGATCAAGCGCGTCGGTTACACAATCATGGAGACTGCCCTGAAGGGTGGATCGTGCTCGAGCTGCGGCCGGGCGATCCCGGGGCTGTGGACTTAG
- a CDS encoding DUF362 domain-containing protein: MAQRDAVRGVRGAGLRGEAQPLRRRAFLGMAAAAVAARSSPARALGGPGKRGLVAAISCDGDPADFLPGLDSALAAITGLGGPDTWRSLFAPGDRVAIKLNCLSGASLSPRPPLVDAVVRGIRSAGVPAGAIVLFDRTSRELERAGYPIARAADAVRCFGTDALRGGGYETEIREHRSIGSLFTRILTEHATVLVNVGVCKDHDLSGVSAACKNLFGLIHNPNRYHANRCDPYLADLLDHPAIAPKLRLNIVDAIDAQCHGGPALAPPYLFKPRKILVSLDPIAIDRIAWEMIEAERAARGMPALRDDGREPTWLATAEGRGLGIADRSRIAVREVAA; the protein is encoded by the coding sequence ATGGCGCAGCGGGACGCAGTTCGAGGTGTTCGAGGCGCAGGTCTTCGAGGAGAAGCACAGCCGTTGAGGCGACGCGCTTTCCTGGGGATGGCCGCGGCGGCCGTCGCGGCGCGCTCATCCCCGGCCCGAGCCCTCGGCGGGCCGGGCAAGCGGGGCCTTGTCGCCGCGATCTCCTGCGACGGAGATCCGGCCGACTTCCTTCCCGGTCTGGACTCCGCGCTCGCCGCCATCACGGGCCTCGGCGGACCCGACACATGGAGGAGCCTCTTCGCTCCTGGCGATCGCGTGGCGATCAAGCTGAACTGTCTTTCGGGCGCCTCGCTGTCCCCCCGTCCTCCCCTGGTCGATGCCGTCGTGCGGGGAATCCGCTCTGCGGGCGTTCCGGCGGGCGCGATAGTCCTCTTCGACAGGACCTCGCGCGAACTCGAGCGGGCCGGCTACCCGATCGCGCGCGCCGCGGACGCCGTGCGCTGCTTCGGCACCGACGCCTTGCGCGGAGGCGGATACGAAACGGAGATCCGAGAGCACCGCTCGATCGGGTCGCTCTTCACGCGCATCCTCACCGAGCACGCCACCGTTCTGGTGAATGTCGGCGTATGCAAGGACCACGACCTCTCGGGCGTCTCCGCCGCCTGCAAGAACCTCTTCGGCCTGATCCACAACCCGAACCGCTACCACGCGAACCGCTGCGATCCCTATCTCGCCGACCTCCTCGATCATCCCGCGATCGCGCCGAAGCTGCGCCTCAACATCGTCGATGCGATCGACGCCCAGTGCCACGGCGGCCCCGCGCTCGCTCCCCCCTACCTGTTCAAGCCGCGGAAGATCCTGGTCTCCCTCGATCCGATCGCGATCGATCGGATCGCCTGGGAGATGATCGAGGCGGAGCGCGCCGCGCGAGGGATGCCGGCGCTGCGCGACGACGGGCGGGAACCGACATGGCTCGCCACGGCCGAGGGACGCGGCCTCGGGATCGCCGATCGTTCGCGGATCGCGGTGCGGGAGGTGGCCGCCTGA